From the genome of Candidatus Aegiribacteria sp., one region includes:
- a CDS encoding methyltransferase domain-containing protein — MDSLEKTLKGIKAPLVLDIATGNGNFAGLLRKEYQGIGTIIGIDISQKGLGKFREVLKNIGNMLPVCMDSSEMAFPDESLDMVCISNSLHHMANLDDTLKEMMRVLRHGGYFLVSEMYCDNQTEAQMTHVLMHEWWASIDALHRVPHFSTFPRKKILHMLEELGLDEMITDDYSSLDSDPMDKEVIDHLNGAIDTYISRTQDIEDNSELLKRGEELRRRLHRIGFHGATSLAVLGKKP, encoded by the coding sequence ATGGATTCACTCGAGAAAACACTGAAAGGCATTAAAGCACCACTTGTACTAGATATCGCCACAGGGAACGGAAACTTCGCCGGTCTTCTGAGAAAAGAGTATCAGGGAATTGGCACAATCATAGGAATCGACATAAGCCAGAAGGGGCTGGGAAAATTCAGGGAAGTCCTGAAAAATATCGGAAATATGCTCCCGGTGTGTATGGACTCATCGGAAATGGCTTTTCCCGATGAAAGCCTCGATATGGTCTGTATTTCCAATTCACTTCATCATATGGCGAATCTGGATGATACCTTGAAGGAAATGATGCGGGTACTCAGACATGGGGGATACTTTCTTGTGAGCGAGATGTACTGCGACAACCAGACCGAAGCTCAGATGACACACGTTCTGATGCATGAGTGGTGGGCATCCATCGATGCACTGCATCGAGTACCTCATTTCAGTACTTTTCCAAGGAAGAAAATCCTTCATATGCTCGAAGAGCTTGGTCTGGATGAGATGATAACAGATGACTATTCTTCCCTGGACAGCGATCCGATGGATAAAGAAGTAATAGACCATTTAAACGGAGCCATCGACACCTACATCAGCAGAACGCAAGATATTGAGGATAACTCCGAACTGCTTAAACGGGGCGAAGAGCTAAGAAGAAGGCTTCACAGAATCGGCTTTCATGGAGCAACTTCTCTGGCTGTACTTGGTAAAAAACCATAG
- a CDS encoding translocation/assembly module TamB: MSKKRGVAVCIRMILLGFALLVVSLYILLASGFLGDATGKIIGGIVSDESVTLIFKGLRTDIFWSTSADSVIVSDPEGLIVAVTGVQIDGSLLDYLLSRHVDQVMVDMLNIQLSPESDVQDDQPDSLISILDDIDGGIVVSTDRLLLRYGIITEPSGTLIDSMYLDASIERGVGVAVNVDSAGIDLPGFGRIGGSGLLRMSDGDVTTDGFTGFAAPGSLLISGTLYGSEETLNLEISGFAGTSSFDIPVDLSVFLDGSLRGKLSDLQVDLALSRGSAVLFGKEASFEADTLTADLSGIAVRNLSLVTDNVDLNLDGGFDIKSLGWNAAIRLNMANTDIAEYLTQISTTDVTGVISAECSGTGSSNLNGTATIDLAASTSGIVSVSMLHLDAVLSDNSFNLDGYVNNGSSKVSFTGDGHLGPGWVPESWTMQADGEIMDLSFIRDLDTVEYPDITSAFFSVNGNGTKFGINIQGTAGVRGLEMDELSAERASFNGSLNYSTRNNITGITFGMNFDGSVEVLGFVTEGVSADTASLDGTFSISNRSMTADAALLIDSLRVISDVFHTAANIKFDNDDIIIDGLTFTGSDDRIYSAEMEVEIGDTTFFKIEEIRATHSKLRVITTGGLSGFTENGTIILDTLWLDPPVGELAMSGILSEERTEMHADIVNFDFSSFSTFSGLPADMSGVGNFNVSYLMDTTGAQGSLTGKISDPAYGQFKMDSITIDVSTEDNAFNVNGIYAWNNGVRSGLQMRARDIWAGTEFALLADKIQWLELEINNIGDWLFYVLPLPVKTMGASVSARAEYEKTDEDYTFEIQASARISRLYITLLGIELPNVNFYLNYPDTTESSYNARFTLGAGSESTGDFSSSWQADIISLFPFELGDYRLSFSLFDMEIAIPGMGAVICSGALNSDGTGLEDRPVLSGKLEILEGAVGIPQPVSSSSDGSGELPFDLSIDVAGTGALWFRTNFADIEMSLKLRIFTLERKPTVNGYVSAVRGRITLLSRDFQITEGRVNILQGNPPTMQLNVTAETTVRSVISHDEYRITILISGDVENPQVTLSADGPMGQIAQEDILTLLAVGLTYSEMQQMNSSAIRSEVENVAQTMLGNLLARNLRHEIGLDTFEISPELLSDTTSLVLNVGKYVLPDLYVSYKGDVFSADPGTFSAQYLFSSDFYVEGTSRTTIHGYQEPTLELHYTIRY, from the coding sequence GTGAGTAAAAAGCGGGGAGTTGCTGTATGTATCAGGATGATACTTCTGGGGTTTGCGCTCCTGGTAGTATCTCTATATATCCTTCTTGCCAGCGGGTTTCTCGGGGATGCTACAGGAAAGATAATCGGTGGTATCGTTTCTGATGAAAGCGTTACACTGATCTTCAAAGGTTTGCGTACCGATATCTTCTGGAGTACTTCAGCCGACTCGGTTATCGTATCTGATCCGGAAGGTCTTATCGTGGCAGTAACCGGAGTTCAGATAGACGGAAGTCTTCTTGATTACCTCTTAAGCAGACACGTTGACCAGGTTATGGTCGACATGTTGAACATCCAGCTTTCTCCGGAATCAGATGTTCAGGATGATCAGCCGGATTCACTGATATCAATCCTTGATGACATCGATGGCGGTATTGTTGTCAGCACAGACAGGCTGTTACTGCGATATGGCATAATAACTGAACCATCGGGCACCCTTATCGATTCCATGTACCTTGACGCATCAATCGAGAGAGGGGTCGGAGTAGCTGTGAATGTTGACTCAGCCGGGATCGATCTTCCCGGATTCGGCAGAATCGGCGGGAGCGGGCTTTTGCGGATGTCTGATGGCGATGTTACAACTGACGGATTCACAGGCTTTGCAGCCCCGGGATCACTTCTGATCTCCGGAACGCTTTACGGTTCGGAGGAAACCCTTAATCTGGAAATATCGGGATTTGCGGGCACTTCATCTTTTGATATCCCTGTTGATCTGTCGGTTTTTCTTGATGGTAGCCTGAGAGGAAAGCTGTCGGATCTTCAGGTTGATCTGGCGCTTTCCCGTGGGAGTGCTGTTCTATTCGGGAAGGAAGCTTCCTTTGAAGCGGACACTCTGACAGCGGATCTTAGTGGTATCGCCGTGCGGAACCTGTCCCTTGTAACTGATAATGTTGATTTGAACCTCGATGGCGGATTCGACATAAAATCTCTGGGATGGAATGCTGCCATCCGCCTGAATATGGCAAATACGGATATTGCTGAATATCTGACGCAAATCTCGACCACAGATGTTACCGGCGTCATCTCCGCAGAATGTAGCGGAACAGGCTCATCGAATCTGAATGGCACCGCGACCATCGACCTTGCCGCGTCAACCTCTGGAATCGTCAGTGTCTCGATGCTCCACCTCGATGCTGTTCTATCAGATAACTCCTTCAATCTTGACGGATATGTCAACAACGGAAGTAGCAAAGTATCATTTACCGGTGATGGACATTTAGGACCGGGATGGGTACCGGAATCCTGGACAATGCAGGCTGATGGTGAGATTATGGATCTATCCTTTATCAGGGACCTCGATACCGTCGAATATCCCGATATCACCTCCGCATTTTTCTCCGTGAACGGGAACGGTACAAAATTCGGCATTAATATCCAGGGTACTGCCGGTGTAAGAGGGCTTGAAATGGATGAATTATCCGCTGAACGGGCATCATTCAACGGTTCTCTGAATTATTCCACAAGAAACAATATAACTGGGATTACCTTCGGGATGAATTTCGATGGCAGTGTTGAAGTCCTTGGCTTCGTAACTGAAGGAGTATCGGCCGATACTGCATCCCTTGATGGGACTTTCAGTATATCGAACCGCAGTATGACAGCGGATGCTGCCCTTCTGATTGACAGCCTCAGGGTAATCTCGGACGTTTTCCACACAGCAGCGAATATAAAATTCGACAATGATGATATCATAATAGACGGATTAACATTCACCGGTTCAGATGACCGGATATATTCGGCTGAAATGGAAGTGGAAATAGGCGATACGACCTTCTTCAAGATTGAGGAGATAAGAGCTACCCATTCAAAACTGAGAGTAATTACCACGGGAGGACTATCAGGGTTTACTGAGAATGGTACAATCATACTGGATACACTCTGGCTGGATCCTCCAGTGGGAGAACTTGCCATGTCCGGGATTCTCAGTGAGGAAAGAACGGAGATGCATGCTGATATAGTTAACTTCGATTTCAGCTCCTTCAGCACGTTTTCCGGTTTGCCTGCTGATATGTCCGGTGTTGGTAATTTCAATGTTTCGTATCTCATGGATACAACAGGTGCTCAGGGTTCTCTGACAGGGAAAATTTCGGATCCGGCGTACGGTCAATTTAAAATGGACAGCATAACCATCGATGTTTCAACAGAAGACAACGCATTCAATGTAAACGGGATTTATGCCTGGAATAACGGAGTAAGATCCGGTCTGCAGATGAGAGCCAGGGATATCTGGGCTGGAACGGAGTTCGCTCTGCTTGCTGACAAGATCCAGTGGCTCGAACTTGAGATCAACAATATTGGCGACTGGCTTTTCTACGTTCTTCCCTTACCGGTGAAAACCATGGGCGCAAGTGTTTCCGCAAGAGCTGAGTACGAGAAAACTGATGAGGATTATACATTTGAAATTCAGGCGTCCGCGAGAATCAGCCGCCTTTACATTACACTTCTGGGAATTGAGTTGCCCAACGTGAATTTCTACTTGAATTATCCTGATACTACAGAAAGCAGTTACAATGCCCGGTTCACACTGGGCGCCGGTAGCGAGAGTACAGGAGACTTTTCCTCCAGCTGGCAAGCGGACATCATCAGCCTCTTTCCTTTTGAGCTTGGTGATTACCGCCTGAGTTTCTCACTGTTTGATATGGAAATAGCCATACCCGGGATGGGAGCTGTTATCTGTTCCGGAGCGCTCAACTCTGATGGAACAGGGCTGGAAGATCGACCTGTCCTCTCAGGCAAGCTGGAGATTCTTGAGGGAGCGGTAGGTATTCCTCAGCCGGTAAGTTCCTCCTCCGATGGATCTGGAGAATTGCCGTTCGATCTCTCCATAGACGTGGCCGGAACCGGAGCTCTGTGGTTCAGAACGAATTTTGCTGATATTGAGATGTCTCTCAAACTCAGAATATTTACTCTTGAGCGAAAGCCAACTGTCAATGGATACGTATCAGCCGTAAGAGGTAGAATTACATTGCTTTCGAGGGATTTTCAGATAACTGAAGGACGGGTGAATATACTGCAGGGCAACCCACCCACCATGCAGCTGAACGTAACAGCTGAAACAACAGTACGAAGCGTAATAAGCCATGATGAATACAGGATTACGATTCTAATATCGGGGGATGTGGAAAACCCCCAGGTCACCCTCTCCGCTGATGGACCGATGGGTCAGATTGCCCAGGAGGATATTCTTACTCTGCTGGCAGTCGGGTTAACCTACAGCGAGATGCAGCAGATGAACTCCTCGGCTATCAGATCCGAGGTTGAGAATGTCGCTCAGACGATGCTTGGAAATCTTCTTGCCCGGAATCTCAGGCATGAGATTGGCCTTGATACATTCGAGATATCTCCCGAGCTTCTCTCAGATACCACAAGCCTTGTTCTTAATGTTGGGAAATACGTTCTACCGGATCTATATGTTTCTTACAAGGGTGATGTGTTCTCCGCTGACCCTGGTACTTTCAGTGCCCAGTACCTCTTCAGTTCTGATTTCTACGTTGAAGGAACGAGCAGAACCACAATACACGGATACCAGGAACCTACGCTGGAGCTTCATTACACCATAAGGTACTGA
- a CDS encoding HIT family protein, whose translation MNDCPFCNPDEDRIIWKDENVYIIRDLYPVSPSHTLIIPFRHFASVFDATREELTSISHALGFRKKQLEQSLAADGYNIGVNEGKAAGQTIPHVHIHLIPRFERDVEDPRGGIRGVIPEKKTYSVS comes from the coding sequence ATGAATGATTGTCCGTTCTGTAATCCCGATGAAGACAGGATTATCTGGAAAGATGAAAATGTGTACATCATCCGCGACCTTTACCCGGTTTCTCCTTCACACACTCTCATCATACCCTTCAGGCACTTCGCAAGTGTATTCGACGCCACCAGAGAAGAACTAACCTCAATTTCCCACGCGCTGGGTTTCAGAAAGAAGCAGCTTGAGCAATCACTGGCAGCAGACGGCTACAACATCGGAGTGAATGAAGGAAAGGCAGCCGGACAAACGATACCTCATGTACATATTCATCTTATCCCCAGATTCGAACGTGATGTAGAAGATCCAAGAGGAGGAATAAGAGGAGTGATTCCTGAGAAAAAAACGTACTCCGTTTCCTAG
- a CDS encoding DNA-3-methyladenine glycosylase, which translates to MKYFTTPPDGFFSRSAEILAHDLIGCLLRKKAGGGFISGVIVETEAYTEDDPASHSFKGRTDRNGPMFERGGLAYVYLIYGVHNCFNVTSGIPGRGEAVLIRAVNPFEGIELMVENRGTEEPENLCSGPGKLCQAFGIDRRHNGISLLDGEIQVLVPIADEKLKISVTKRIGITKATNLRRRFSLRGSRWVSNTSREK; encoded by the coding sequence CTGAAGTATTTTACAACGCCACCGGATGGGTTTTTCAGCAGAAGTGCTGAAATCCTTGCCCACGATCTTATTGGCTGCCTTTTACGAAAGAAGGCTGGCGGAGGATTCATCTCCGGTGTAATAGTAGAAACGGAGGCTTACACCGAGGATGATCCCGCAAGCCATTCCTTCAAGGGCAGAACTGACAGGAACGGACCTATGTTCGAAAGGGGCGGCCTGGCTTACGTTTATCTTATCTACGGTGTTCACAACTGCTTCAATGTAACATCCGGAATTCCCGGAAGGGGAGAAGCCGTGCTCATCCGTGCGGTGAATCCCTTTGAGGGTATCGAACTGATGGTTGAGAACCGTGGGACGGAAGAACCTGAGAATCTTTGCAGCGGTCCTGGCAAACTTTGTCAGGCATTCGGAATAGACAGAAGACACAATGGCATCTCACTGCTAGACGGTGAAATTCAAGTGCTTGTTCCGATCGCAGATGAAAAACTCAAAATATCTGTCACAAAGCGTATCGGTATCACAAAGGCTACTAACCTTCGAAGAAGATTTTCCCTCAGGGGTTCCAGATGGGTTTCAAATACTTCACGAGAGAAATAA
- a CDS encoding Gfo/Idh/MocA family oxidoreductase — protein MFKTGVIGLGYWGPNLLRNLYANKRNGELIMCDSDTTRLEIMKLRYPDVSYTSDYRDILNDSSLDAVVVATNVSSHFPLAKEALLAGKHVFVEKPFAASIEQAEELVELGEKNGLVTMVGHTFMFSPPVIKAKEIIDSGELGEIHFITSSRVNLGLHQKDVSVIWDLAPHDFSMLFYWLGEEPSSVNAFGHAYVLDKIPDVAFINLAFPSGAIGNVQVSWLSPSKLRRTVIVGSRKMLVYDDTEPIEKIKVYDKGVEVIEPESFGEYQLSYRTGDILSPKLPTGEPLAAEMDEFLRCIETGSTPISSGAEGLAVVRALELADASLMKTD, from the coding sequence ATGTTTAAAACGGGAGTGATCGGACTTGGGTACTGGGGCCCCAATTTACTCAGAAATCTCTACGCCAACAAACGGAACGGCGAGCTTATAATGTGCGATTCAGATACAACTCGTCTTGAAATAATGAAATTAAGATATCCTGATGTCAGTTACACATCGGATTACCGGGACATTCTAAATGACAGCAGTCTTGATGCAGTTGTAGTAGCCACAAACGTCTCATCCCACTTTCCCCTCGCCAAAGAAGCTTTGCTCGCTGGAAAGCATGTATTTGTCGAAAAACCGTTTGCCGCCAGCATAGAACAGGCTGAGGAACTTGTTGAACTTGGCGAAAAGAACGGTCTTGTTACAATGGTTGGGCATACATTCATGTTCTCTCCTCCCGTTATTAAAGCAAAGGAAATTATCGACAGCGGTGAACTGGGGGAAATTCACTTCATCACTTCGAGCAGGGTAAATCTCGGACTGCACCAGAAGGATGTTTCAGTAATCTGGGACCTTGCTCCGCATGATTTCTCAATGCTGTTCTACTGGCTGGGAGAGGAACCCTCCAGCGTAAACGCCTTCGGTCATGCTTACGTTCTTGATAAAATCCCGGATGTGGCATTCATCAACCTCGCTTTCCCGAGCGGTGCAATCGGTAACGTGCAGGTATCATGGCTTTCACCTTCGAAACTCAGAAGAACTGTCATCGTCGGCAGCAGAAAAATGCTCGTATACGATGATACAGAACCAATTGAGAAAATAAAGGTTTACGATAAGGGAGTTGAAGTCATTGAACCAGAGAGTTTTGGCGAATATCAACTCTCGTATAGAACGGGAGATATCCTTTCACCGAAGCTGCCAACGGGAGAACCTCTTGCGGCGGAGATGGATGAATTTCTCAGGTGTATAGAGACTGGCAGTACTCCCATATCCTCCGGCGCGGAAGGTCTTGCAGTTGTGAGGGCTCTTGAACTGGCAGATGCCAGTCTGATGAAAACGGACTAA